The Candidatus Dormiibacterota bacterium genomic sequence CGAGCGGGATCCGGCTGTCGAAGTAGGCGAGCCGGAGCCTGCCCCCCGAGCGCTCCAGGCGCAGCTCGCCGCGGCGGGCGACCGCATCGGGGGTGTCGCCGAGCACGGGGAGGAGCACCCGGCCGCGCAGCTCCGGCTGGGGCGGGTCCCACTCGATGTCGAAGACCTCCGCGAAGGGACTGTCCTGCCCGGCCTCGAGGACGTCGGCCCACCACGGGTTGGCGCGCGCGTCCGTGGACATGTGGTTGGGCACGATGTCGACGAGCAGGCCCAACCCGGCGGCGCGCAGCGCCTCGACCAGGCGGCGGAACCCCTCGGCGCCCCCCAGCTGCTCGCTGATCCGGGTGGGATCGGCGACGTCGTACCCGTGCTCGCTGCCCGGCACCGCCTGGAGGATCGGCGAGGCGTACAGGTGGCTGATCCCCAGCTCGGCGAGGTAGGGCGCGAGCGCGGCGGCCTCGTCGAAGCCGAAGCCGGGGCGAAGCTGGATGCGGTAGGTGGCGCGGGGCGAGGGGGGGCTCACCGGAGGCGCCTGGCCAGCTCGCGGAGCGGCGGCGCCAACGCCTCGCCGAAGGTCGGGAACGGCTGGATCATGCCGGCGGCGACCTCGACGGGCACGCAGGCGTGGATGGCGAGCGCCGCCTGCCCCATCCACGAGTCGGCCCCCGGTCCCACCGCGCTCGCGCCCACCAGCACCCGCCGGGCGCGGTCGGCGACCAGCACCAGGCAGCCGCGGGTGGGCTCGGCGGCGCCCTCGGTGAGCGCGCGGGCGGTCTGGCCGACGTCGAAGGAGGCGGTCTCCACCTCGATGCCCCGCTCCCGCGCGGCTGTGGCGGTGAGGCCGGCGGCGGCCAGCGGCGGATGGGTGTAGACCGCCCGGGGCAGGGCCCGGTAGTCGGCGCGGGCGGGCTCGCCCATGAGATTCCGGGCGATGATCGAGCCCTGGTACCCGGCGGTGTGGGTGAACGGGGCGACACCGGTGACGTCGCCGGCCGCCCAGAGATGCTCGACCCCAGGAACCGCGCAGCGCTCGTCGACCCGCAGCGCCCCGTCCTCCACGTCCACGCCCAGGACGTCCAACCCCAGTCCTCCGACCCGCGGCCTCCGGCCGGTGGCCAGGATCACACGCTCGACCTCGATGCCGCCCCCGCCCTCGAGCAGCAGCAGGGCGCCGGGACCGGGGCTGGCGACCCGTGCCTCGGCGACCGTGGTCTCCAGCCGCACCTCCACCCCGGCACGCCGCAGCGACCCGAGCAGCACCTCGGAGACCAGCGGCTCCTCCTTCGCGAGCACCCGCGGCGCGTTCTCCACCAGCACAACCCGGCTGCCGAAGGCGGCGAGCACCTGGGCGAGCTCGCAGCCCACCGGCCCGCCGCCCAGGACGGCCACCGAGGCGGGCAGGTCGGCGCTGCTCAGGGCGTCGTCGCTGGTCCAGGTGGGCACCGCGTCCAGCCCCGGCAGCGCCGGGACCGCCGCCACCGACCCGGTGGCGACCACGAGGTCGCGGTACCCGACCTCGGTGCCGTCGACGTCGACCACCCCGGGCCCGGCCACCCGGCCGCGGCCGCGGAGGAGCGCGACCCCGGCCCGCTGCAGGCTCCGGGCCGCCCCGGTGTCGTCGCGGCCGTCGGCGATGCGGTCGCGCCGGGCCACCGCGGCGGCGTAGGCGGCACGCCCGTCGCCGGGGTCGCACCCGGGCGCGGCGGCGGCGCCGAAGGCCACCGCGTCGCGGAGCATCCCGCGGACCTCCGCGGACCGCAGCATCGCCTTGCTGGGCATGCAGGCGACATACGGGCACTCGCCGCCGACGCGGTGCATCTCCACCACCGCCACGGCGCGCCCGCGGAGGTTCTGCCACACCCCCTCGGCGGCCGAGCCGGAGCCCAGCACGACGACGTCGTACTCCTCCATCAGGCGGGCAGCGGGTCGGGGATGGGCGGCCCCGGCGCGGGGAGAATCGGCGACGGTGTCGGGTCGGGCTCGGTGGGCAGCTCCGGGGGCTTCGGCCCCGGCAGCGTCGGCGGGTCGCCGGGCAGGGGCGGCGGGGTGGGCATCCCCGCCGCGACCCCGGTCACCGCCGCCCCGCGGAGACGGTCTCGAGCATCCGCAGCGCCTCCCGCGAGAAGGCGGGGATGTCGTCGGGCTTGCGCGAGGTGACCAGGCGGCGGTCGACCACCACCTCCTCGTCGACCACGTCGGCGCCGACCTGCTCGAGGTCGTCCTGGATGGTGAGCCAGGCGGTCATCCGGCGGCCGCGCACCACCCGTGCGGTCATCAGCAGCTGGGGACCGTGGCAGATCGCGAACACCGGCCGCTCGCTGGTGAAGAAGGCCCGGGTGAAGTCGACCATGCGGCGGTCGGCCCGGAGGTGGTCCGGCGAGTAGCCGCCGGGGATGAGGAGGGCGTCGAAGTCGCCGGCGGAGACGTCGTCGATGCCGCGCTCGGCGACGACCCGCTCCTCCCCCTTCTTGCCGAGCAGCTCCCTGCCCTTCTCGAGGCCGATCACGATCACCTCGTGGCCGGCCCGGCGGAGGGCGTCCCAGGGGCCGCGAAACTCCGAATCCTCGAAATCGCCGTCGAGGACGCATGCAACGCGCATGGCGATGTTCCTCCTGATCACGTCATGGCTTATCTGATCATTACGTGGTCAGGAAAGTGTACATCGTCACTGTATCGCCGGGATCTCCCCCCGATCGTCGACGGGGCGGTGCCCGAGCCGCCGCAGCAGTGAGTCGAAGACCTCGCGGGGCTGCGCGCCGGGGAGGATCACCCGCTGGTCGATGGCCCAGGCGGGCACCCCGGTGACCCCGTTGCGCAGCGCCGCCCGGGTCGAGGCCTCGACCCGTGCCGCCAGCTCCTCGGAGTCGAGGGCGGCGCGCGCGTCGGCCTCGGGGATGCCCACCGCGCCGGCCTCCTCCACCAGCACCCCGGGGTCCCCGATGTCGCGCCGGCGCGACCAGTAGCCGGTGATGAGCCGGGTGTGGAGGGCGTCGTGGACGCCGCGGTCTCGGGCCAGCTCGGTGAGCCGCAGCGCCCGGCTGGAGTTCGGCACCCGGTCGGGCGGCGGGTCGTACACGAACCCCGCGCCCTCGATCAGGCCGCGGATGTGGTCGGAGAAGTCCGCCCCGTACCGGGCCAGCAGCTCGCTGCGGGGAAGCCCCTCGGGCGGGTACTCCGGGTGGAGGTCGAACGGCCTCCAGTCGACGGTGGCGCCGTACCGGCGCTCCAGCCACGTGGCCCGCTCCAGGCCGACGTAGCAGAAGGGTCAGATGTAGTCGCTCCACACCACGATGTGCGGCGTGGAGACGGCGGTTCCGGTCGTCATGGACGCAATCCTACGCGCCGGTTCCGAGCCACGCCGCCGCCGCCCGCCAGGCTCGGCTCTCCGGGTCGATCGTGTCGGCGTGCCCGACCCCGGGCAGGGTGACCAGCTCGACCGGGTCGCCGGCGGCGCGGGCGGCCTCGGCGTGGTCGCGGCTCATCGCCACCGGCACCCGGTCGTCGAGCTCGCCGTGCACCAGCAGCTGGGGGACGCCGAGCGGCAGCAGCGCCCGCGGCGAGGCTCGCCGGTAGCGCTCCGGCAGATCCTCGGGGGTGCCGCCGAGCAGCTCGACCGCGGCGCCGCCGCCCAGCCCCAGCCGGGCCGCCGCGGCCAGGTCCGAGACCGCGGCG encodes the following:
- a CDS encoding NAD(P)/FAD-dependent oxidoreductase translates to MEEYDVVVLGSGSAAEGVWQNLRGRAVAVVEMHRVGGECPYVACMPSKAMLRSAEVRGMLRDAVAFGAAAAPGCDPGDGRAAYAAAVARRDRIADGRDDTGAARSLQRAGVALLRGRGRVAGPGVVDVDGTEVGYRDLVVATGSVAAVPALPGLDAVPTWTSDDALSSADLPASVAVLGGGPVGCELAQVLAAFGSRVVLVENAPRVLAKEEPLVSEVLLGSLRRAGVEVRLETTVAEARVASPGPGALLLLEGGGGIEVERVILATGRRPRVGGLGLDVLGVDVEDGALRVDERCAVPGVEHLWAAGDVTGVAPFTHTAGYQGSIIARNLMGEPARADYRALPRAVYTHPPLAAAGLTATAARERGIEVETASFDVGQTARALTEGAAEPTRGCLVLVADRARRVLVGASAVGPGADSWMGQAALAIHACVPVEVAAGMIQPFPTFGEALAPPLRELARRLR
- a CDS encoding type 1 glutamine amidotransferase domain-containing protein translates to MAMRVACVLDGDFEDSEFRGPWDALRRAGHEVIVIGLEKGRELLGKKGEERVVAERGIDDVSAGDFDALLIPGGYSPDHLRADRRMVDFTRAFFTSERPVFAICHGPQLLMTARVVRGRRMTAWLTIQDDLEQVGADVVDEEVVVDRRLVTSRKPDDIPAFSREALRMLETVSAGRR